A window of Elephas maximus indicus isolate mEleMax1 chromosome X, mEleMax1 primary haplotype, whole genome shotgun sequence genomic DNA:
CTTCGGAGTTGTGAATAGAGCATCACAACTTCAAGAAAAGCACAAGTAAGAAAATCAGAAGATTCTGCTCCTGGAAAAGAACAATAATTATATCCAATATATTATAAGTTCATGGTTTTCAGCACTGCACTTTAGTTTCAATTCCAGACACTGCCCGAaagtcaaaggcatcaaaaaTGTGTGAAGTGTGAATGATTGAATTAAAGTCACAAAAATGGGTTTAAGTtacttgttgctgttaagtgccattgtgtcagttccaactcacagcaaccctatgtacaacagaacgaaacactgcccagttctgtgccatcctcacaatcattgctctgtttgagcccattgttgcagccactgtgtcaatccatctcattgaggatcttcctcttttccattgacactccattttaccaagcatgatgtccttctccagagactggttcctcctgctaacatgtccaaagtatgtgagatgaagtctccccatccttgttactaaggagcattctcactgtacttctgatttgttcattcttctggcagtccgtggtacattcaacattcttcaccaacatcataattcaaaggcaccaattcttctttggtcttccttattcgttgtccagcttttgcatacatatgaagcgactgaaaataccatgtcttcgGTCAGGcattccttagtcctcaaagtgacccctttgctttttaacatcttaaagaggtctcttgcagcagatttgcccaacgcaacatgtctttttaatttcttgactgccaattccatgggcgttgattgtggatccaaggaaaatgaaagccttgacaacgtcaatcttttctccatttatcatgttgttgtttattgctccagttgtgaagatttttgttttctttatgttgaggtgcaatccatactgaaggctgtggtctttgatcttcatctttaagtgctttaagtcctcttcactttcagcaagcgaggttgtgtcatctgcttcacacaggttgttaatgagtcttcctccaatcctgatgccccattcttcttcatatagtccaccttctcagattatttgctcagcatacagattgaataggtatggtgaaaggatacgaccctgacgcacaccgttcctgactttaaaccattcagtatccccttgttctgtttgaacaactgcctcttgatctgtgtaaaggttcctcatgagcacagttgttctggaattcccattcttcacaatgttatccataatttgttatgatccacacagtcagatgcctttgcatagtcaataaaacacaggtaaacatctttctggtattctctgctttcagccaagatccatctgacatcagcaatgatatctctctttccacatcctcttctgaatccggcttgaatttccggcagttccctgtccatatactgctgcaatcgtttttgaattatcttcagcaaaatttacttgtgtgtgatattaatgatgttgttcaataatttccacattctgttggatcacctttctttggaatgggcacaaatacggacctcttccagtcagttgaccagatagctgtcttccaaatttctcgacatagatgagtgagtgcatccagtgttgcatctgtttgttgaaatatatcaattgatattctatcaattctgggaaccttgtttttcaccagtgccttcaatgtagcttggacttctttcagtgtCATCAatgatcatacgctaccttctgaaatggttgaacgttgaccaaatcgttttggtacagtgactctgtgtatgccttccatcttcttttgatgcttcctgcatcattcaatattttccccgtagaatcagtattgctactcgaggcttaaattttttcttcggttctttcagcttgagaaatgccaagtgtgttctccccttttggttttctaactccaggtctttgcacatttcattataatactttactttgttttctttagctgccttttgaaatcttctgttcaggtctttcacttcatcatttcttccattaagtTACTTAGATATTTAAGTTACTAGGATATTTTAAATATAGTTGATGAGATGCAAAGAATATAGAAAGATCCTTGAAGGATGTAGGGCCACGGTGCATATATTAAAATTAGTTTATagcatttttttatttcacagatgaaaaggctCATGTTAAATGCTTTGCTCAATGTTACATCACTAAAAACTGAACCAGTGTTAACCCAATGTCTTGTTACTTTACCACTGTGCCTGTCACACACTGAGTGTCAAAATAGGCCTCCAGAAAGCTCTGAAACCAACAGAGCCTGCTAACTTCCACTCTCTCCAGGGTCAGTTTGGCAATGGCTGTGTGGCAATGCTTGCCGCCTATGTTGAGGGCAGGAGCTATATCCTCTCTCTCTAAAGGTACAATTggcaaaaatatatattcttgagcacctactgtgtgccagacattgttctagTTGCTGAAATACAGTGTAACATATCCCTGTGGTGAGAGACAATCAACAAGCgtcgaacaactaaataaatcaacCATGTCAGGTTCTGATAAGTGatagaacaaaaataaaacaagtagCATGGTAAAAAGTAACCACTAGTGgatactgaggaaaccctggtggcgtggtggctaAGAgactaactaaagggtcggcagttcaaatccaccaggcgtccttggaaactctatgggggcagttctactctgtcctatagggttgctatgagtcggaatcgacttgacagcaacaggtttggctttttttttttttggcgactGGCTACTGAAGGTGAGGAATGATGTAGGCAAAGGTTTTTCAGCTAGACTGGTCAGTAGATTCATAAGGAAGATTGCTAAAACAGCTATAAAGAATACCTAAAATAGCTGGAATGGCaaataatgaaacagaaaatgaaatagcATTGTCAATACATGTTACAGTTGTGGACCAAGTGACCTATCCAGTGTTTATAGTCTGGGCCAAGAATTGTGCACATGCAGAAAAAGTAGATAGCTTCTGGGTAGTGGTGATGAGGGGTGAGGGTGGACTTCCATAGGAGAAAGAGAATAATGGTGGTGCTGGCCCATTATTACCTCCTCCTTACTCTGAAGTTATCTCACAATATCTTCTAAAAAGGCCAAAAAACATTTGATACATCCAACACTGTGTACCAAGCATTCTTCTAAACACTTTACATGAATTAACTCATGTGTGGTGACTATTGTCCACGTTTTACAAGtgagaaactaaggcacagatgGCTTAAGTAACTTTCCTGTGATAGGCTGAATAACAGCCTCCAAAAGACGCCCATATCGTAATCCTCAGAATTTATGAATTGTGGTATTTTACATGGTAAAAGGGACTTTGTAGATGTGATCAcattaaagatcttgagatgggTGATTATCCTGGATTAACTGGGTTTGCCCAAGGTAGTTACAAAGACCTTTAGAAGAGTCAGAGGAGATATGACAGAAGCAGAAGTTGGAATCATGTGGCCTGGAGCGAAGGAAGTGGGCAGGCTCTGGaagctggaaaagaaagaaacagattgTCCCCTAGCGCCTCCAGAGGGGAcaccaccttgattttagcccagtgaaactgatttccgacttctgacctccaggacTGTAACATGCATTTgtgttgtcttaagccactaaatttgtgataatttgttacagcaacagaTGAAACTAACACACTGCCCAAGATGAAAGCATGAGGGCCAGGATTAAAATCAAGGTAACCTGGTGCCCTTGCCAGAGATTTAAGCGCTGTGCAATAGAGCCTCTCAcaggcagaacagaatttcaggttGAATGCAAAATAGGGGTCTTCTGACTCCTGGGTTTTCCTCTTATGCTCAGAACCCCAGGTCCCAGAGAAACTAAAAGAAAGGGGATCCTACCCTGGCTTCCAATCCCCTTCCCTGCTCCACATCTTCAGCCTTGAACCCAAGAGAGCACTATCGTAAACCTCtaattttagagataaggaattCGAGGACCAGAGGGTTATGACTTTGAGGTTACCCAGCTGTTTGATGAAACAACCAGCTGGTTGCACAAGAGGCAGGTGGTGGAATGGGGTGACCCACTGAGCTCAATGCCTGTCTGGGATTCGGGGAAGGAGACTATGTGGCAAGTGAGGACAATGGATTTGGGCTTCCTAATATTTGTATTTCTCATTATTTGCTTAGGAAGGGTCAGAGGCAAAGAAACGTTAATTACACATCTACCTAATGGAATACTTCTAAGAGGATCCAAGAGCGAATGTAACAGCATTCCAGCCCCTGTGAttatcagggagccctggtggtgcagtggttaagagctatggctgctaaccaaaaggttggcagtttgaatctaccagctgctccttggaaaccctatagggcagttctactctgtcccataggatcccTCTGAGTTGTAATcacctcaacggcaatgggtatttttttggACATAGGACATAGTGGATGCCCATAAATACTGACTGAATTAAGCTGAAACCTTACGATAGCATCTTTAGACCAGTGTTTAAAGTGCCTGAAAAAACCCCGGGGATCTTGTTAAGATGCCGAAGTTCTGTTTCAGGCCAGAGTTTGGGCATTTCTAACGAGTTCCCAGATGACGCTGATCCTgctggtctgtattttccaaggTGCCAGAAAATGAAACCTCCCTATCCACGTACAAAATATAAGTCACACTAAGTGTGATCATTGATGAAAGTTTATAAAGATGGCATAGAGTTAGATTTCCCCCCTTTTTAGGTACCCCTGCCCTCCCAATAAAGGAGCAAATCAGATGCTAGGGTACAATAGAAAGAGTTGGAATTGTGCCCCAACTCCCTTCTCCTGTCGCTCTGCTCCAGTCTTCCAAAGGCAGGGACGCGAATcatgaaaggaaggagggaagtaaGCGTCCGGGAGTTCTGTCTACGTTTCTCTCCATTCCCAGCCGTTAAAGAGCATCTGCCCCTTTGGAAGCGCCGAGGTCACGGGTTTCCACCCTGTAGCGCCGCGCCGCGCCGCGCCCCCTTCTGCTCCCTTTGCCCGGGCGGAGGCAGCCGACGCGCGTGCGTGCGCGCTCGGTATAAATAAGTCCCAGGCGGCAGCCACTGGGCAGAGCGGATGCGGGCGTCGCGGACCATGGCGGGTGAGGACCACCAGTGGCAGGGCAGCATTCTCTACAACATGCTCATGAGCGCGAAGCAAACTCGCGCGGCTCCGGAGGCGCCCCAGGCGCAGCTACAGGGCCAGTGCTGGGGCTGCTCCTGCGGCGCGGGGCAGCAGGGGGGCAGAGAGGGGTTGTTGGGCGGGCGGGCCGTGGCGCTCACGTACCGCTGCTGCTTCTGCGGTGACGACCACCCGCGCCAGGGCAGCATCCTCTACAACATGCTCACGAGCGCAAAACAAGTGCATGCGGCTCCCGAGGCGCCCGAGGCTCGACTGAGGGGTCCGTGCTGGGGCTGCTCGTGCGGCACCGAGCCGCCGGTGGGCAGAGAGGGGCTCCTGGGCGGGCAGGCTGTGACGCTCCTGTACCGCTGCTGCTTCTGCGGTGAAGACCACCCGCGCCAGGGCAGCATCCTCTACAACATGCTCACGAGCGCAAAGCAAACGCACGTGGCTCCGGTGGCGCCCGAGGCGCTGCAGGGGGCCCCGTGGTGGGGCCGCCCCTACGGCGCACAGAGGCCGGGGGGCCGAGAGGGGCTGCCGGACGGGCGGGCCATGGAGCTCCTGTACCGCTACTGCTTCTGCGGTGTCGACCACCCGCGCCAGGGCAGCAAGCTCTACCACCTGCCCACGAGTGCGAAGCAAACGCACGCGGCTCTGGAGGCGCCCGCACCTCTGCCGGGGACCCCATGGTGGGGCTCCTGGTGTGGCGCGCAGCGGCCTGTGGCCCTCAAGAGCCCCCAGTTGGTCTGCGAAGCGGCCTCGGCTGGCCTGTTGAAAACGCTGCGCTTCGTTAAGTATTTGCCCTGCTTCCAGGTGCTGCCCCTGGACCAGCAGCTGGTGCTGGTGCGCAGCTGCTGGGCGCCACTGCTCCTGCTGGAGCTGGCCCAGGACCGCATGCACTTGGAGACGGTGGAGACCTCCGAGCCTAGTATGCCGCAGAGGATGCTCACCACCAGGCGGCGGGAGATCGCGGGCTACGTGGCACCACCCCTGCCCACGGCGCAGCCAGTGTTGGCACCGCCGCCGGAGACCGGGCAGCTGCCGTCGGTCGCGGAGGTCCAAGCCATCAAGGGCTTCCTTGCCAAGTGCTGGAGCCTGAATATCAGTACCAAGGAGTACGCCTACCTCAAGGGGACCGTGCTTTTTAACCCTGGTAAGGGCGCCGGCCTCAGGCGTTGGCTTCTCTTTCAGAACAGACTCGGGCAGTGCCTACCCAGGGGCTCAGGCACTAACAGGTTTTCAGGGGTAAGGGGAGTGTTGGGGCGCAGGTGAAGAACCAGGACTAATTCAGCAGAGTTGTGTGGGGAGGGAGCTGCAGTAGGAACCACTCCTCATGGGCGGGTTGCTGCCAAAAACGCAGccggtggcgggggggggggggtggggggggcgggggttgtACTTAGCTCTTTACACTGGTTACTAGAGAAAAGTTACTGTGTTCAAGGGGTATGGCTGTTCTTT
This region includes:
- the NR0B1 gene encoding nuclear receptor subfamily 0 group B member 1, with the protein product MRASRTMAGEDHQWQGSILYNMLMSAKQTRAAPEAPQAQLQGQCWGCSCGAGQQGGREGLLGGRAVALTYRCCFCGDDHPRQGSILYNMLTSAKQVHAAPEAPEARLRGPCWGCSCGTEPPVGREGLLGGQAVTLLYRCCFCGEDHPRQGSILYNMLTSAKQTHVAPVAPEALQGAPWWGRPYGAQRPGGREGLPDGRAMELLYRYCFCGVDHPRQGSKLYHLPTSAKQTHAALEAPAPLPGTPWWGSWCGAQRPVALKSPQLVCEAASAGLLKTLRFVKYLPCFQVLPLDQQLVLVRSCWAPLLLLELAQDRMHLETVETSEPSMPQRMLTTRRREIAGYVAPPLPTAQPVLAPPPETGQLPSVAEVQAIKGFLAKCWSLNISTKEYAYLKGTVLFNPDLPGLHCVKYIQGLRWGTQQILNEHIRMTHRGHQARFAELSCALSLLRFINANVVAELFFRPIIGTVSMDDMMLEMLCAKL